A portion of the Corynebacterium occultum genome contains these proteins:
- a CDS encoding bifunctional DNA primase/polymerase, with protein MATPTTWDGLSPRHHAALELAQLGFRVFPLNGKLPILKGYQNEATRDPNKINWWWYQMPFSNIGGMVFNGHIVVDIDPRNGGDDTWQELNEGCDLPTTLTARTSRGGRHLWFKLPYNLPVRGKAGPGIDLKNSRQLTVLPGSIHPTTGEAYRWETMTPIAMLPDHLIRTVFRASWNPKKRARTFVGKEDRALLRTLTGAREGERNNLLFWVGCRVYEKGLNLDEDLLEVALDIGLDLPEIEGTLESARHAVLGGSR; from the coding sequence ATGGCCACACCGACAACATGGGACGGGCTATCTCCCAGGCACCACGCCGCGTTAGAGCTGGCACAGCTAGGATTCCGAGTCTTCCCACTCAATGGAAAACTCCCGATTCTCAAGGGATATCAGAACGAGGCCACCCGTGACCCGAACAAGATCAACTGGTGGTGGTACCAGATGCCCTTCTCCAATATCGGAGGGATGGTCTTCAACGGGCACATCGTAGTTGATATTGACCCTCGAAACGGAGGTGACGACACCTGGCAGGAACTCAACGAGGGTTGTGACCTCCCGACAACCCTCACTGCCCGCACAAGTCGAGGGGGACGCCACCTGTGGTTCAAGCTCCCCTACAACCTGCCTGTGCGAGGCAAAGCCGGCCCGGGAATCGATCTGAAGAACTCACGCCAGCTCACGGTCCTGCCCGGGTCAATCCATCCGACCACTGGAGAGGCGTACAGATGGGAAACTATGACACCAATAGCCATGCTCCCGGACCATCTGATCAGGACGGTGTTTAGGGCGAGCTGGAATCCAAAGAAGAGGGCACGCACCTTCGTAGGTAAGGAGGACAGGGCTTTGCTCCGGACGCTGACCGGTGCTCGGGAGGGAGAAAGAAACAACCTGCTCTTTTGGGTGGGTTGTCGGGTCTACGAGAAGGGTCTCAACCTCGACGAGGACCTGCTCGAAGTCGCACTAGATATCGGGCTCGACCTCCCCGAAATCGAGGGAACCCTTGAAAGCGCCCGACATGCGGTTTTGGGGGGCAGCCGATGA
- a CDS encoding excisionase family DNA-binding protein: MEYGTWLTTDEAASYLRCSPSHVRRELRRKNLQGVLLGQTYRIRREWADEYLEGLAA; this comes from the coding sequence ATGGAGTACGGCACCTGGCTGACAACGGACGAGGCGGCGAGCTATCTACGATGCTCCCCGTCACATGTCCGGCGAGAGCTGCGTAGGAAGAACCTTCAGGGAGTGCTTCTCGGGCAGACCTACCGAATCCGCCGCGAGTGGGCCGACGAGTACCTGGAGGGGTTGGCCGCATGA
- a CDS encoding phage antirepressor KilAC domain-containing protein encodes MHESRSSCPPWGAHSPWLCQQQGGARALVCSQYDCIECVPTNGTHSIGVLAKSMGMGRQQLFDELHEKRILMSGAGMRNTPYQPYAHHFEVFQVQFPRIDGTYGEGYTTRVKTSGINYVRKRLELPPLDFPFPLRDGKPTR; translated from the coding sequence ATGCATGAGAGCCGTAGCTCATGTCCTCCGTGGGGAGCTCATTCCCCCTGGCTCTGCCAGCAGCAGGGTGGGGCAAGGGCTCTGGTGTGCAGCCAATATGACTGTATTGAGTGTGTTCCCACGAATGGAACTCACAGCATTGGGGTTCTCGCCAAGAGCATGGGGATGGGCCGGCAGCAGTTGTTTGATGAGCTCCATGAGAAGCGGATCTTGATGTCTGGAGCCGGCATGAGGAACACCCCATACCAGCCCTACGCACACCATTTTGAGGTGTTTCAGGTCCAGTTTCCGAGGATCGACGGAACCTATGGTGAGGGCTACACCACAAGAGTGAAAACTTCGGGGATCAACTACGTCAGGAAGCGACTGGAGCTTCCTCCTCTGGACTTCCCCTTTCCACTAAGAGACGGGAAGCCCACCAGGTAA
- a CDS encoding DUF1906 domain-containing protein: MTTSPFNAPISRRTLFRAAAVAVTAGVAVQAAPKAFALGPVLGTVIDYAAGVPSAQSIKNAGHLGAVRYVSDRRPGTESWMVGKPVTLRETQAFAALGLQTASVYQFGKAETADWKRGAAGAAIHAPKAIALHVAAGGPTNRPIYVAIDDNPSLSEFNGQISPYLRAFEVALHAAGYQMGIYGNYNVVQWATEDGLGEFFWMHNWGSGGKIHPRTTIHQIRIDKDTLDGVGIDINNVYAADWGQWTPGVALPSIPGNSGGSNSDYVNPGTTPPPAAGSSLPAAGQAPTAEQINQGAQLLNVLSSMG, translated from the coding sequence ATGACCACATCGCCCTTCAATGCCCCCATCAGCCGCCGGACGCTCTTCCGGGCGGCTGCCGTCGCGGTGACCGCAGGTGTCGCCGTCCAGGCCGCCCCCAAGGCCTTCGCCCTGGGACCGGTGCTCGGTACCGTAATCGACTACGCCGCCGGGGTTCCCAGCGCCCAGTCGATCAAGAATGCCGGCCACCTGGGTGCGGTCCGCTATGTCTCGGATCGTCGGCCGGGCACGGAGAGCTGGATGGTGGGCAAGCCGGTGACTCTGCGGGAGACTCAGGCATTCGCTGCCCTGGGTCTGCAGACCGCCAGCGTCTACCAGTTCGGTAAGGCAGAGACCGCTGATTGGAAGCGGGGCGCCGCCGGTGCCGCCATCCATGCACCGAAGGCCATTGCCCTGCATGTGGCTGCCGGTGGTCCCACCAATCGGCCGATCTACGTTGCCATCGATGACAACCCCAGCCTGAGCGAATTCAACGGGCAGATCAGCCCCTACCTCCGGGCTTTCGAGGTGGCGCTGCACGCGGCCGGCTACCAGATGGGCATCTACGGCAACTACAACGTAGTCCAGTGGGCCACCGAAGATGGCCTGGGTGAGTTCTTCTGGATGCACAACTGGGGTTCTGGCGGAAAGATCCACCCGCGTACCACCATCCACCAGATCCGTATCGACAAGGACACCCTGGATGGCGTGGGCATTGACATCAACAATGTCTACGCCGCTGATTGGGGCCAGTGGACCCCGGGTGTGGCGCTTCCCTCCATCCCGGGCAACTCCGGTGGTTCCAACTCCGACTATGTGAACCCGGGTACCACTCCCCCGCCGGCGGCTGGTTCCTCCCTGCCGGCAGCTGGTCAGGCTCCCACCGCGGAGCAGATCAACCAGGGAGCCCAGCTGTTGAACGTGCTTTCCAGCATGGGTTAG
- a CDS encoding aldo/keto reductase, producing MNQVVVPTFTLNDGTEMPQIGLGTWKITGEDAVRVVREAIDAGYRHFDTAAMYGNESEIGRGIAEAIAAGDVTRDELFITSKVRNEDHGSEAASRAFHASLSRLGLDYLDLYLIHWPWPQRGLYVETFEAIAKIQGLGTVQSIGVANFYEEVLREVVSKTGVVPALNQVELHPGYSQAPLRKVHEELGILSEAWSPLGRGLLLMNPLISDIADQVGRSPAQVILRWATQQGISVVPKTASRSRLQENIQLFDFELSTGQLKQINALDEMRGFGRVFGDPLTYPGEV from the coding sequence ATGAACCAAGTAGTGGTACCCACCTTCACTCTGAATGACGGGACCGAGATGCCGCAGATCGGCCTCGGCACCTGGAAGATCACCGGCGAGGATGCAGTGCGGGTGGTCCGCGAAGCAATTGACGCGGGCTACCGGCACTTCGACACCGCCGCCATGTACGGGAATGAGTCCGAGATCGGGCGGGGGATCGCCGAGGCCATCGCGGCCGGCGATGTGACCCGGGATGAACTTTTCATCACCTCGAAGGTCCGCAATGAGGACCACGGATCGGAAGCCGCCTCACGGGCCTTCCACGCCTCCCTCAGTCGACTGGGGCTGGACTATCTGGACCTCTATCTCATCCACTGGCCCTGGCCCCAGCGCGGGTTGTATGTGGAAACCTTCGAGGCAATCGCCAAGATTCAGGGACTGGGCACCGTGCAGTCCATCGGCGTAGCCAACTTCTATGAAGAGGTGCTCCGCGAAGTGGTGTCCAAGACCGGGGTCGTACCGGCCCTGAACCAGGTCGAGCTGCACCCCGGATACTCCCAGGCGCCCCTGCGCAAGGTGCATGAGGAACTGGGGATCCTCAGCGAAGCCTGGTCCCCCCTGGGGCGGGGGCTGCTGCTGATGAACCCCCTGATCTCTGATATCGCCGATCAGGTGGGGCGCTCACCCGCCCAGGTCATCCTGCGTTGGGCGACCCAGCAGGGTATTTCCGTGGTGCCCAAGACCGCCTCGCGGTCCCGGTTGCAGGAGAACATCCAGCTCTTCGATTTCGAGCTTTCCACGGGGCAGCTCAAGCAGATCAACGCCCTTGATGAGATGCGCGGTTTCGGTCGCGTTTTCGGGGATCCGCTGACCTATCCGGGTGAGGTCTAG
- a CDS encoding citrate synthase produces the protein MFERETVASENNDKAVLHYPGGEFEMQIKQATEGSSGIELGKMLSETGFTTFDPGYVSTGSTESKITYIDGDEGILRYRGYDIAELAENATFNEVSYLLIKGELPTTDELHKFNDEIRHHTLLDEDFKSQFNIFPRNAHPMSVLASSVNILSTYYQGQLDPLNEEQLDKATVRLMAKVPMLAAYAYRASQGKPYMYPDNSLNARENFLRMMFGYPTEPYEIDPILVKALDKLLILHADHEQNCSTSTVRMIGSAQANMFASVAGGINALSGPLHGGANQAVLEMLEDIQNNHGGDATEFMDKVKNKVDGVRLMGFGHRVYKNYDPRAQIVKETAHEVLAHLGGDELLDLAMKLEEIALADDYFIQRKLYPNVDFYTGLIYRAMGFPTDFFTVLFAIGRLPGWIAHFREQLQMNTKINRPRQIYTGETLRSFVPREQR, from the coding sequence ATGTTTGAAAGGGAAACTGTGGCTTCCGAGAACAACGACAAGGCCGTCCTTCACTACCCCGGTGGTGAGTTTGAGATGCAGATCAAGCAGGCCACCGAAGGTAGCTCTGGTATCGAACTGGGCAAGATGCTCTCCGAAACCGGATTCACCACCTTCGACCCGGGTTATGTGTCCACCGGCTCCACCGAGTCGAAGATCACCTACATCGACGGCGATGAAGGCATCCTGCGCTACCGCGGCTACGACATCGCTGAGCTGGCTGAAAACGCCACCTTCAACGAGGTTTCCTACCTCCTGATCAAGGGTGAGCTGCCGACCACCGATGAGCTGCACAAGTTCAACGATGAGATCCGCCACCACACCCTGCTGGATGAGGACTTCAAGTCCCAGTTCAACATCTTCCCGCGCAACGCACACCCGATGTCCGTCCTGGCTTCCTCGGTGAACATCCTCTCGACCTACTACCAGGGCCAGCTGGATCCGCTGAACGAAGAGCAGCTGGACAAGGCCACCGTACGCCTGATGGCCAAGGTACCGATGCTGGCCGCCTACGCCTACCGCGCTTCCCAGGGCAAGCCCTACATGTACCCGGATAACTCGCTGAACGCCCGCGAGAACTTCCTGCGCATGATGTTCGGCTACCCGACCGAGCCCTACGAGATCGACCCGATCCTGGTCAAGGCCCTGGATAAGCTGCTGATCCTGCATGCTGATCACGAGCAGAACTGCTCCACCTCCACCGTGCGCATGATCGGTTCCGCACAGGCCAACATGTTCGCCTCCGTCGCCGGTGGCATCAACGCCCTGTCCGGCCCGCTGCACGGTGGCGCCAACCAGGCTGTTCTGGAAATGCTCGAGGACATCCAGAACAACCACGGCGGTGACGCCACCGAGTTCATGGACAAGGTCAAGAACAAGGTTGACGGCGTCCGCCTGATGGGCTTCGGCCACCGCGTCTACAAGAACTATGACCCGCGTGCGCAGATCGTCAAGGAGACCGCACATGAGGTGCTCGCACACCTCGGTGGCGATGAGCTGCTGGACCTGGCCATGAAGCTTGAGGAGATCGCCCTGGCTGATGACTACTTCATCCAGCGCAAGCTCTACCCGAACGTGGACTTCTACACCGGCCTGATCTACCGCGCCATGGGCTTCCCCACTGATTTCTTCACCGTTCTCTTCGCAATCGGCCGCCTGCCGGGCTGGATCGCCCACTTCCGCGAGCAGCTGCAGATGAACACCAAGATCAACCGCCCGCGCCAGATCTACACCGGCGAGACTCTGCGCAGCTTCGTTCCCCGTGAACAGCGCTAA
- a CDS encoding solute symporter family protein has product MNSTLYLAQEAPSTGNPILNISVFVVFIVVTMTVVLRAGKTTKESSDFYTGGASFSGTQNGLAIAGDYLSAASFLGIVGSIALSGYDGFLYSVGFFVAWLVALLLVAEPLRNVGRFTMADVLSFRLRQKPVRIAAAFGTLFVTLFYLIAQMAGAGSLVSVLLDLHSFGSQALVIAVVGVVMIAYVLIGGMKGTTYVQMIKAVLLVAGVAVMTVWSFVAIKGGFNTLLDEAVAMHASSATLADKGYEAIDILNPGLKYGGDLASQLDFVSLGLSLVLGTAGLPHVLMRFYTVPTAREARKSVVWAIILIGAFYLMTLVLGYAAAALVGPDRILAAPGGANAAAPLLALELGGPIFMALISAVAFATVLAVVAGLSITASAAVGHDIYDAVFRNGESTEAEQVKVSRITVIVIGVVSIVLGILAMQQNVAFLVSLAFAIAASANLPTILYSLYWKKFNTVGAVASMYTGLISALVLIFFSPAVSGTDTAMVPGADWAIFPLTSPGLVSIPLAFLAGIVGTYLGKPDNMEELQAEMEVRSLTGVGVEAAVDH; this is encoded by the coding sequence ATGAACAGCACCCTTTACCTGGCGCAGGAAGCGCCATCCACCGGTAACCCGATCCTCAACATCTCGGTTTTCGTGGTCTTCATCGTGGTCACCATGACCGTGGTGCTCCGCGCCGGCAAGACCACCAAGGAGTCCTCCGACTTCTACACCGGTGGTGCCTCCTTCTCCGGTACCCAGAATGGTCTCGCCATCGCAGGTGACTACCTTTCTGCGGCATCCTTCCTCGGTATCGTCGGCTCCATCGCCCTGAGTGGTTACGATGGCTTCCTCTACTCCGTGGGCTTCTTCGTCGCCTGGCTGGTGGCCCTGCTGCTGGTCGCTGAGCCGCTGCGTAACGTCGGCCGCTTCACCATGGCGGACGTGCTCTCCTTCCGCCTGCGCCAGAAGCCGGTCCGAATTGCCGCTGCCTTCGGCACCCTCTTCGTGACCCTCTTCTACCTGATCGCTCAGATGGCCGGTGCAGGTTCCCTGGTCTCCGTCCTGCTGGATCTGCACTCCTTCGGCTCCCAGGCACTCGTCATCGCCGTCGTCGGTGTCGTCATGATCGCCTACGTCCTCATCGGCGGCATGAAGGGCACCACCTACGTCCAGATGATCAAGGCTGTGCTGCTGGTCGCCGGTGTCGCCGTCATGACCGTCTGGTCCTTCGTCGCCATCAAGGGCGGCTTCAACACTCTGCTGGACGAGGCTGTCGCCATGCATGCCAGCTCCGCCACCCTGGCAGACAAGGGCTATGAGGCCATTGACATCCTCAACCCGGGCCTGAAGTACGGTGGCGACCTGGCTTCCCAGCTGGACTTCGTCTCCCTGGGCCTGTCCCTGGTGCTGGGCACCGCGGGTCTGCCGCACGTCCTGATGCGCTTCTACACCGTGCCCACCGCCCGTGAGGCCCGTAAGTCCGTGGTCTGGGCCATCATCCTCATCGGCGCCTTCTACCTGATGACCCTGGTGCTGGGTTACGCAGCTGCTGCACTGGTCGGCCCGGACCGTATCCTCGCTGCACCGGGTGGCGCCAACGCTGCCGCGCCGCTGCTGGCTCTCGAGCTCGGTGGCCCGATCTTCATGGCACTGATCTCGGCGGTCGCCTTCGCCACGGTGCTTGCCGTGGTCGCCGGACTGTCCATCACCGCCTCTGCGGCGGTCGGCCATGACATCTACGACGCGGTCTTCCGTAACGGTGAGTCCACCGAAGCGGAGCAGGTCAAGGTTTCCCGTATCACCGTGATCGTCATCGGTGTCGTCTCCATTGTCCTGGGCATCCTCGCGATGCAGCAGAACGTCGCCTTCCTGGTCTCCCTGGCCTTCGCCATCGCAGCTTCGGCGAACCTGCCGACCATCCTGTACTCCCTGTACTGGAAGAAGTTCAACACCGTCGGCGCAGTGGCCTCCATGTACACCGGCCTGATCTCCGCGCTGGTCCTGATCTTCTTCTCCCCGGCAGTCTCCGGAACCGATACCGCCATGGTTCCGGGTGCCGACTGGGCGATCTTCCCGCTGACCAGCCCGGGTCTGGTTTCCATCCCGCTGGCTTTCCTGGCCGGTATCGTCGGTACCTACCTCGGCAAGCCGGATAACATGGAAGAACTCCAGGCTGAGATGGAGGTTCGCTCCCTCACCGGCGTCGGCGTTGAAGCTGCGGTCGATCACTAA
- a CDS encoding ATP-binding protein, whose amino-acid sequence MISFGDHEPGPAPEELSIELEEEQEREDPNQPVAVKLIRLAEQRFQFGVTPSGDPFAYQEDKPHLVHMFRGGRRGLRADLARAFFETEGRVANQAALADCLVVLEGVASDVSPEELHLRVAEKDGAVYIDRGDPEGTVFRVAGGKWTAQTTAPVKFHRTELTSELPAPGEHPEGAVGVRDLFGHLNIVEEDHRPVLAWLVASLIAPNIPHPVLALLAEQGTAKSTATKRLGQMVDPSSVQNRTAPRGEEQWVTAAAGSWVVGIDNASSIQPWFSDALCRAVTGDGDVKRRLYSDGDLAIIRFRRCVILNGIDIGALRGDLSDRLLAVNLHMIPEEERRPEDQLNAEWDENYPYLFGALLSFSAEVHELLPSIKLEKMPRMADFARILAAVDQVADKWGLPGESGLDRFTRRAEDLAKDSLASNAFIMGILVIAEKNGIREKTSAEILKEVELHMQLTEADWRRPQRGWPTSPKAVTGFLKRNIPQMRKTGWQVFDDEGRNKDGTIRWTIELEEGSNPAPPSPPPLLSQMTEVQHDG is encoded by the coding sequence ATGATCTCCTTTGGTGACCATGAACCAGGCCCCGCACCGGAGGAACTGTCAATTGAACTAGAGGAAGAACAGGAACGTGAAGATCCGAACCAGCCGGTGGCGGTGAAGCTGATTCGCCTCGCGGAACAGCGCTTCCAGTTTGGGGTCACTCCATCCGGTGACCCGTTTGCCTACCAAGAAGACAAGCCACACCTGGTCCACATGTTCAGAGGAGGCCGTAGGGGGCTTCGGGCAGACCTGGCGCGTGCCTTCTTCGAAACGGAAGGACGAGTGGCTAATCAAGCAGCTCTCGCGGATTGCCTGGTGGTTCTGGAAGGTGTCGCAAGCGACGTCTCTCCGGAAGAACTCCACCTACGAGTAGCCGAGAAGGACGGGGCTGTCTACATCGACCGAGGTGACCCGGAAGGAACTGTCTTTCGGGTGGCCGGAGGAAAGTGGACAGCACAGACCACCGCTCCGGTGAAGTTCCATAGGACTGAGCTCACGTCGGAGCTTCCCGCACCGGGAGAGCACCCGGAGGGAGCCGTAGGGGTCAGGGATCTCTTCGGTCATCTCAATATCGTCGAGGAGGATCATCGTCCCGTTCTCGCCTGGCTGGTGGCGTCCCTCATCGCGCCCAATATCCCGCATCCAGTCCTGGCTCTCTTAGCCGAGCAGGGGACCGCCAAAAGCACGGCCACAAAGAGACTAGGGCAAATGGTTGACCCCTCCTCTGTGCAGAATCGGACAGCACCCCGCGGGGAAGAACAATGGGTGACAGCAGCGGCTGGTTCCTGGGTCGTCGGGATTGACAACGCCTCTTCCATCCAGCCCTGGTTCAGCGACGCTCTTTGCAGAGCAGTCACAGGCGACGGCGATGTGAAGAGGAGGCTCTACAGCGACGGCGACCTAGCAATCATCCGATTCCGTCGCTGCGTAATCCTCAACGGAATCGACATCGGGGCCCTGCGGGGCGATCTATCCGATAGGCTTCTCGCCGTTAACCTCCACATGATCCCTGAGGAGGAAAGAAGGCCCGAGGATCAACTGAACGCGGAATGGGACGAGAACTACCCGTACTTGTTCGGGGCTCTCCTGTCCTTTTCTGCTGAAGTCCACGAGCTTCTCCCGTCGATCAAGCTGGAGAAGATGCCCCGTATGGCCGACTTCGCTCGAATACTCGCCGCAGTCGATCAAGTCGCCGACAAGTGGGGGCTGCCCGGAGAATCTGGACTCGACCGGTTCACCCGCCGCGCAGAGGACTTGGCGAAGGACTCGCTGGCATCGAACGCCTTCATTATGGGGATTCTCGTAATCGCTGAAAAGAATGGTATCCGAGAGAAGACTTCGGCGGAGATCCTGAAGGAGGTGGAGCTCCACATGCAGCTCACCGAGGCGGACTGGCGGCGTCCTCAGCGTGGATGGCCGACGAGTCCGAAAGCCGTCACGGGTTTCTTGAAGCGGAACATTCCTCAAATGCGCAAGACTGGATGGCAGGTCTTCGATGATGAGGGTCGCAATAAGGACGGAACTATCAGGTGGACGATCGAGCTAGAGGAGGGGAGTAATCCTGCCCCGCCATCCCCGCCACCCCTGCTTTCACAGATGACTGAGGTGCAACACGACGGGTGA
- a CDS encoding DUF485 domain-containing protein: protein MSATPPIQQRREPTAADFVAMQKSPEFQALRSKFRGFAFPTSIAFFVWYIAYVVVATFLPEAMSVELIPGFNVGLLLGLAQFVTTFLITWIYIRFANKNLEPRQTAIREAMEGRA from the coding sequence GTGAGCGCGACACCTCCGATTCAACAACGGCGTGAGCCAACCGCCGCAGATTTTGTGGCGATGCAGAAAAGCCCTGAGTTCCAGGCCCTCCGGTCCAAGTTCCGGGGCTTTGCATTCCCCACTTCCATAGCATTTTTTGTCTGGTACATCGCCTATGTTGTGGTTGCCACCTTCCTTCCCGAGGCAATGTCGGTGGAGCTCATCCCGGGCTTCAATGTCGGCCTGCTGCTTGGTCTGGCGCAGTTCGTCACGACCTTCCTGATCACCTGGATTTACATCCGTTTCGCCAACAAGAACCTGGAACCGCGTCAGACGGCCATCCGGGAAGCAATGGAAGGTCGTGCATAG
- a CDS encoding tyrosine-type recombinase/integrase: protein MASIQKYPAKKAKKGYMWRVQYAGPDGVGRTKQGFRTKDEAQAWADSNAVSARTGEWIRPEDQRTTIAEVWLRWKIAREKQLTVSSWRSMEAAWRNHVEPVWGHRTVGSVHPAEVQDWVDQLNLSASTIHRAFNLLRNLFDDAVRLRQLRTSPCAGVQLPSRQQSKDTTLNQEQVSLLIKQTNRYKSLVAFLAYTGVRWGEAAALTVADVDLQKQRAAITKSASTVGGKVIVGGTKTGTARSVAIPTPVIPHLKEAMKDKRPTALLWTNRNGRHVTTPSRRSWWHSAVDACKEIDGSFPDVTPHDLRHAAASVLHSAGANVLVIQRQLGHSSAKMTLDKYSHLFDSDLDAIVDAFPQDRGKVVESEVN from the coding sequence ATGGCATCAATCCAAAAGTACCCAGCAAAAAAGGCCAAAAAAGGCTACATGTGGCGAGTTCAATACGCTGGCCCTGACGGTGTCGGTCGAACCAAACAGGGATTCCGAACGAAGGATGAGGCCCAAGCATGGGCAGACAGCAACGCTGTCTCTGCCAGGACCGGCGAATGGATCAGGCCCGAGGACCAGCGCACCACAATCGCCGAGGTGTGGCTCCGGTGGAAAATCGCACGCGAGAAACAACTCACCGTGTCCTCGTGGCGCAGCATGGAAGCGGCTTGGCGCAATCATGTGGAGCCGGTGTGGGGACACAGGACCGTGGGGAGTGTCCATCCCGCCGAGGTTCAGGACTGGGTAGACCAACTCAACCTGTCAGCCTCCACTATTCATCGCGCCTTCAACCTCCTGAGGAACCTCTTCGATGACGCGGTTCGTCTTCGTCAATTGCGCACGAGCCCTTGCGCTGGGGTGCAGCTACCGTCCCGACAGCAGTCGAAGGACACGACACTTAATCAAGAACAAGTCAGTCTTCTCATCAAACAGACGAATCGCTACAAGTCCTTAGTGGCCTTCCTCGCCTACACGGGAGTGCGCTGGGGGGAAGCAGCCGCTTTGACTGTGGCCGACGTGGACCTCCAGAAGCAGCGGGCTGCCATCACAAAGTCAGCCTCCACTGTGGGAGGAAAGGTCATTGTCGGAGGAACAAAGACCGGCACCGCCAGGAGCGTCGCCATCCCAACACCAGTCATTCCCCACCTCAAGGAGGCGATGAAGGACAAACGCCCCACCGCTCTTCTATGGACTAATCGGAACGGCAGGCATGTGACAACCCCGAGCCGCCGCTCCTGGTGGCACTCTGCGGTCGATGCCTGCAAAGAGATCGACGGCTCTTTCCCCGATGTCACCCCCCACGATCTCCGCCATGCTGCTGCCTCAGTGCTTCACTCTGCCGGTGCCAATGTCCTGGTAATCCAGCGCCAGTTGGGCCACAGTTCAGCGAAGATGACCCTCGATAAATACAGTCATCTTTTCGACTCCGACCTCGACGCCATAGTGGATGCTTTCCCCCAGGATCGTGGAAAGGTCGTGGAAAGCGAGGTAAATTGA
- a CDS encoding helix-turn-helix domain-containing protein — translation MKFREWLSNVTKDSQGEIAEKIGVSRRTLQNQIYRGPRIETVIDISEAYDVNPVKTLIDLGFLNPKWAIPSRADREAALGSATAEELATEVTRRLRAAEATDENSPDKPPTH, via the coding sequence ATGAAGTTCCGTGAATGGTTATCGAACGTCACCAAGGACAGCCAAGGCGAGATCGCCGAGAAGATCGGTGTATCCCGACGCACACTTCAAAATCAGATCTACCGGGGCCCTCGAATCGAAACTGTCATCGACATCTCGGAGGCTTACGACGTGAATCCGGTCAAAACCCTCATCGACCTAGGCTTCCTGAACCCCAAATGGGCGATCCCTTCAAGGGCTGACAGAGAGGCAGCTTTGGGGTCAGCCACGGCGGAAGAGCTGGCCACTGAGGTCACTCGCCGACTACGGGCCGCAGAAGCAACTGATGAAAATTCCCCCGACAAACCCCCTACTCATTAG
- the fkpA gene encoding FKBP-type peptidyl-prolyl cis-trans isomerase FkpA, which yields MEKPQIEIPAGPAPEDLVIVDLIEGEGDAVQPGGLVEVHYVGVDYETGQEFDSSWDRGESAQFPLNGLIAGWQEGIPGMKVGGRRQLTVPPEAAYGPAGGGHPLSGRTLVFIIDLIGVGS from the coding sequence ATGGAAAAGCCGCAGATTGAAATCCCCGCCGGTCCGGCACCGGAAGACCTCGTCATTGTCGATCTCATTGAGGGCGAGGGGGACGCGGTCCAGCCAGGCGGGCTGGTTGAGGTCCACTACGTCGGTGTCGACTACGAGACCGGCCAGGAATTCGACTCATCCTGGGACCGGGGCGAGAGCGCCCAGTTCCCGCTGAACGGTCTGATCGCAGGCTGGCAGGAGGGGATCCCGGGCATGAAGGTCGGCGGACGTCGTCAGCTCACCGTCCCTCCGGAGGCAGCCTACGGCCCGGCTGGTGGCGGACACCCCCTGTCCGGTCGCACCCTGGTCTTCATCATCGATCTGATCGGTGTCGGTAGCTGA